Proteins co-encoded in one Octopus bimaculoides isolate UCB-OBI-ISO-001 chromosome 7, ASM119413v2, whole genome shotgun sequence genomic window:
- the LOC106870563 gene encoding transcriptional regulator ATRX homolog isoform X4: protein MAKDKKNKTTEGCAEKVEVNLNSSGVNKKPQKKEQKGPKESKVNEAPSQGKDKNINAVPATDAEKKKKQQKKKPNGLNAEDSNKQNHVEGNVKATKQKKSEENVTGELTKKKTQKQQKEETPTPKTGQNNALKENGKNKKHNTSGGNVTDGSAGEEPVKKKKKHKQQKEETTTTAKAGQNNTSSAPKENGKKKKSNNSGENLPNGSAGEDKNKTTKPKGAPSDNSPASQDKKKKSKKKKGSKADDKPKEAILGEDEATTEKKAKQFLNVWYTNKSEWNFVKARQNWLVHHMYDPEKIPDTTFQTLLKYLAGMKGRSREETKKQAQSLFDAVTKDKNALHKKIKLSGEPGLLQRTRAEQVIQIL from the exons ATGgctaaagataaaaagaataaaactactgaagGGTGTGCCGAGAAAGTTGAAGTAAATTTGAATTCTTCAGGGGTtaacaaaaaaccccaaaagaaagaacaaaaaggtCCTAAAGAGAGTAAGGTAAACGAAGCGCCATCTCAAGGGAAAGATAAGAACATCAATGCTGTACCAGCAACAG atgcagagaagaagaagaagcagcagaagaagaaacCGAATGGACTTAATGCAGAAGACAGCAACAAACAAAATCATGTGGAAG gAAATgtgaaagcaacaaaacaaaagaaatccgAAGAGAACGTGACTGGCG agcttactaaaaagaaaacacagaagcAGCAGAAAG aagAAACTCCTACACCAAAGACTGGGCAAAACAATGCTTTGAAAG aaaatgggaaaaataagaaacataataCCAGTGGAGGAAATGTGACAGATGGATCTGCTGGAGAAG AACctgttaagaagaagaaaaagcataaGCAACAGAAAG aagaaacaacaactacagcaaaagCTGGGCAAAACAACACCTCATCAGCTCCAAAAG aaaatggtaaaaagaagAAATCCAATAACAGCGGAGAAAATTTGCCAAATGGATCTGCTGGAGAAG ACAAGAATAAAACCACCAAACCAAAAGGTGCACCAAGTGACAACTCTCCAGCATCTCAAG ATAAAAAGAAGAAGTCTAAGAAAAAGAAGGGTTCGAAGGCTGATGATAAACCAAAAGAGGCGATTTTAGGTGAAGATGAAGCGACTACAGAGAAAAAGGCCAAGCAATTCTTAAATGTTTGGTACACAAATAAGAGTGAATGGAATTTTGTAAAAGCACGTCAGAACTGGTTGGTTCATCATATGTATGATCCTGAAAAG ATCCCTGACACAACATTTCAAACTTTACTCAAGTATCTTGCTGGCATGAAAGGTCGTAGCCGAGAGGAAACTAAGAAGCAAGCACAGAGCTTGTTTGATGCTGTTACCAAAGACAAAAACGCACTTCATAAAAAAATCAAGTTGTCTG ggGAACCCGGGCTTCTTCAACGAACCAGAGCTGAACAAGTCATCCAAATACTGTAG
- the LOC106870563 gene encoding eukaryotic translation initiation factor 5B isoform X1, translated as MAKDKKNKTTEGCAEKVEVNLNSSGVNKKPQKKEQKGPKESKVNEAPSQGKDKNINAVPATDAEKKKKQQKKKPNGLNAEDSNKQNHVEGNVKATKQKKSEENVTGELTKKKTQKQQKEETTPTPKTGQNNALKENGKNKKHNISGGIVTDGSAGEEPVNKKKKHKHQKEETTTTAKAGQNNTSSAPKENGKKKKSNNSGENLPNGSAGEDSAKKRKRKISEENVKSGDDKNKTTKPKGAPSDNSPASQDKKKKSKKKKGSKADDKPKEAILGEDEATTEKKAKQFLNVWYTNKSEWNFVKARQNWLVHHMYDPEKIPDTTFQTLLKYLAGMKGRSREETKKQAQSLFDAVTKDKNALHKKIKLSGEPGLLQRTRAEQVIQIL; from the exons ATGgctaaagataaaaagaataaaactactgaagGGTGTGCCGAGAAAGTTGAAGTAAATTTGAATTCTTCAGGGGTtaacaaaaaaccccaaaagaaagaacaaaaaggtCCTAAAGAGAGTAAGGTAAACGAAGCGCCATCTCAAGGGAAAGATAAGAACATCAATGCTGTACCAGCAACAG atgcagagaagaagaagaagcagcagaagaagaaacCGAATGGACTTAATGCAGAAGACAGCAACAAACAAAATCATGTGGAAG gAAATgtgaaagcaacaaaacaaaagaaatccgAAGAGAACGTGACTGGCG agcttactaaaaagaaaacacagaagcAGCAGAAAG aagaAACAACTCCTACACCAAAGACTGGGCAAAACAATGCTTTGAAAG aaaatgggaaaaataagaaacataataTCAGTGGAGGAATTGTGACAGATGGATCTGCTGGAGAAG AGCCTGtcaacaagaagaaaaagcaCAAGCACCAAAAAG aagaaacaacaactacagcaaaagCTGGGCAAAACAACACCTCATCAGCTCCAAAAG aaaatggtaaaaagaagAAATCCAATAACAGCGGAGAAAATTTGCCAAATGGATCTGCTGGAGAAG ATAGTGCAAAAAAGAGGAAACGCAAGATCAGTGAAGAAAATGTGAAAAGTGGTGATG ACAAGAATAAAACCACCAAACCAAAAGGTGCACCAAGTGACAACTCTCCAGCATCTCAAG ATAAAAAGAAGAAGTCTAAGAAAAAGAAGGGTTCGAAGGCTGATGATAAACCAAAAGAGGCGATTTTAGGTGAAGATGAAGCGACTACAGAGAAAAAGGCCAAGCAATTCTTAAATGTTTGGTACACAAATAAGAGTGAATGGAATTTTGTAAAAGCACGTCAGAACTGGTTGGTTCATCATATGTATGATCCTGAAAAG ATCCCTGACACAACATTTCAAACTTTACTCAAGTATCTTGCTGGCATGAAAGGTCGTAGCCGAGAGGAAACTAAGAAGCAAGCACAGAGCTTGTTTGATGCTGTTACCAAAGACAAAAACGCACTTCATAAAAAAATCAAGTTGTCTG ggGAACCCGGGCTTCTTCAACGAACCAGAGCTGAACAAGTCATCCAAATACTGTAG
- the LOC106870563 gene encoding transcriptional regulator ATRX homolog isoform X6: MAKDKKNKTTEGCAEKVEVNLNSSGVNKKPQKKEQKGPKESKVNEAPSQGKDKNINAVPATDAEKKKKQQKKKPNGLNAEDSNKQNHVEGNVKATKQKKSEENVTGELTKKKTQKQQKEETPTPKTGQNNALKEPVKKKKKHKQQKEETTTTAKAGQNNTSSAPKENGKKKKSNNSGENLPNGSAGEDSAKKRKRKISEENVKSGDDKNKTTKPKGAPSDNSPASQDKKKKSKKKKGSKADDKPKEAILGEDEATTEKKAKQFLNVWYTNKSEWNFVKARQNWLVHHMYDPEKIPDTTFQTLLKYLAGMKGRSREETKKQAQSLFDAVTKDKNALHKKIKLSGEPGLLQRTRAEQVIQIL, translated from the exons ATGgctaaagataaaaagaataaaactactgaagGGTGTGCCGAGAAAGTTGAAGTAAATTTGAATTCTTCAGGGGTtaacaaaaaaccccaaaagaaagaacaaaaaggtCCTAAAGAGAGTAAGGTAAACGAAGCGCCATCTCAAGGGAAAGATAAGAACATCAATGCTGTACCAGCAACAG atgcagagaagaagaagaagcagcagaagaagaaacCGAATGGACTTAATGCAGAAGACAGCAACAAACAAAATCATGTGGAAG gAAATgtgaaagcaacaaaacaaaagaaatccgAAGAGAACGTGACTGGCG agcttactaaaaagaaaacacagaagcAGCAGAAAG aagAAACTCCTACACCAAAGACTGGGCAAAACAATGCTTTGAAAG AACctgttaagaagaagaaaaagcataaGCAACAGAAAG aagaaacaacaactacagcaaaagCTGGGCAAAACAACACCTCATCAGCTCCAAAAG aaaatggtaaaaagaagAAATCCAATAACAGCGGAGAAAATTTGCCAAATGGATCTGCTGGAGAAG ATAGTGCAAAAAAGAGGAAACGCAAGATCAGTGAAGAAAATGTGAAAAGTGGTGATG ACAAGAATAAAACCACCAAACCAAAAGGTGCACCAAGTGACAACTCTCCAGCATCTCAAG ATAAAAAGAAGAAGTCTAAGAAAAAGAAGGGTTCGAAGGCTGATGATAAACCAAAAGAGGCGATTTTAGGTGAAGATGAAGCGACTACAGAGAAAAAGGCCAAGCAATTCTTAAATGTTTGGTACACAAATAAGAGTGAATGGAATTTTGTAAAAGCACGTCAGAACTGGTTGGTTCATCATATGTATGATCCTGAAAAG ATCCCTGACACAACATTTCAAACTTTACTCAAGTATCTTGCTGGCATGAAAGGTCGTAGCCGAGAGGAAACTAAGAAGCAAGCACAGAGCTTGTTTGATGCTGTTACCAAAGACAAAAACGCACTTCATAAAAAAATCAAGTTGTCTG ggGAACCCGGGCTTCTTCAACGAACCAGAGCTGAACAAGTCATCCAAATACTGTAG
- the LOC106870563 gene encoding eukaryotic translation initiation factor 5B isoform X5, whose protein sequence is MAKDKKNKTTEGCAEKVEVNLNSSGVNKKPQKKEQKGPKESKVNEAPSQGKDKNINAVPATDAEKKKKQQKKKPNGLNAEDSNKQNHVEGNVKATKQKKSEENVTGELTKKKTQKQQKEETTPTPKTGQNNALKEPVNKKKKHKHQKEETTTTAKAGQNNTSSAPKENGKKKKSNNSGENLPNGSAGEDSAKKRKRKISEENVKSGDDKNKTTKPKGAPSDNSPASQDKKKKSKKKKGSKADDKPKEAILGEDEATTEKKAKQFLNVWYTNKSEWNFVKARQNWLVHHMYDPEKIPDTTFQTLLKYLAGMKGRSREETKKQAQSLFDAVTKDKNALHKKIKLSGEPGLLQRTRAEQVIQIL, encoded by the exons ATGgctaaagataaaaagaataaaactactgaagGGTGTGCCGAGAAAGTTGAAGTAAATTTGAATTCTTCAGGGGTtaacaaaaaaccccaaaagaaagaacaaaaaggtCCTAAAGAGAGTAAGGTAAACGAAGCGCCATCTCAAGGGAAAGATAAGAACATCAATGCTGTACCAGCAACAG atgcagagaagaagaagaagcagcagaagaagaaacCGAATGGACTTAATGCAGAAGACAGCAACAAACAAAATCATGTGGAAG gAAATgtgaaagcaacaaaacaaaagaaatccgAAGAGAACGTGACTGGCG agcttactaaaaagaaaacacagaagcAGCAGAAAG aagaAACAACTCCTACACCAAAGACTGGGCAAAACAATGCTTTGAAAG AGCCTGtcaacaagaagaaaaagcaCAAGCACCAAAAAG aagaaacaacaactacagcaaaagCTGGGCAAAACAACACCTCATCAGCTCCAAAAG aaaatggtaaaaagaagAAATCCAATAACAGCGGAGAAAATTTGCCAAATGGATCTGCTGGAGAAG ATAGTGCAAAAAAGAGGAAACGCAAGATCAGTGAAGAAAATGTGAAAAGTGGTGATG ACAAGAATAAAACCACCAAACCAAAAGGTGCACCAAGTGACAACTCTCCAGCATCTCAAG ATAAAAAGAAGAAGTCTAAGAAAAAGAAGGGTTCGAAGGCTGATGATAAACCAAAAGAGGCGATTTTAGGTGAAGATGAAGCGACTACAGAGAAAAAGGCCAAGCAATTCTTAAATGTTTGGTACACAAATAAGAGTGAATGGAATTTTGTAAAAGCACGTCAGAACTGGTTGGTTCATCATATGTATGATCCTGAAAAG ATCCCTGACACAACATTTCAAACTTTACTCAAGTATCTTGCTGGCATGAAAGGTCGTAGCCGAGAGGAAACTAAGAAGCAAGCACAGAGCTTGTTTGATGCTGTTACCAAAGACAAAAACGCACTTCATAAAAAAATCAAGTTGTCTG ggGAACCCGGGCTTCTTCAACGAACCAGAGCTGAACAAGTCATCCAAATACTGTAG
- the LOC106870563 gene encoding transcriptional regulator ATRX homolog isoform X2, which produces MAKDKKNKTTEGCAEKVEVNLNSSGVNKKPQKKEQKGPKESKVNEAPSQGKDKNINAVPATDAEKKKKQQKKKPNGLNAEDSNKQNHVEGNVKATKQKKSEENVTGELTKKKTQKQQKEETPTPKTGQNNALKENGKNKKHNTSGGNVTDGSAGEEPVKKKKKHKQQKEETTTTAKAGQNNTSSAPKENGKKKKSNNSGENLPNGSAGEDSAKKRKRKISEENVKSGDDKNKTTKPKGAPSDNSPASQDKKKKSKKKKGSKADDKPKEAILGEDEATTEKKAKQFLNVWYTNKSEWNFVKARQNWLVHHMYDPEKIPDTTFQTLLKYLAGMKGRSREETKKQAQSLFDAVTKDKNALHKKIKLSGEPGLLQRTRAEQVIQIL; this is translated from the exons ATGgctaaagataaaaagaataaaactactgaagGGTGTGCCGAGAAAGTTGAAGTAAATTTGAATTCTTCAGGGGTtaacaaaaaaccccaaaagaaagaacaaaaaggtCCTAAAGAGAGTAAGGTAAACGAAGCGCCATCTCAAGGGAAAGATAAGAACATCAATGCTGTACCAGCAACAG atgcagagaagaagaagaagcagcagaagaagaaacCGAATGGACTTAATGCAGAAGACAGCAACAAACAAAATCATGTGGAAG gAAATgtgaaagcaacaaaacaaaagaaatccgAAGAGAACGTGACTGGCG agcttactaaaaagaaaacacagaagcAGCAGAAAG aagAAACTCCTACACCAAAGACTGGGCAAAACAATGCTTTGAAAG aaaatgggaaaaataagaaacataataCCAGTGGAGGAAATGTGACAGATGGATCTGCTGGAGAAG AACctgttaagaagaagaaaaagcataaGCAACAGAAAG aagaaacaacaactacagcaaaagCTGGGCAAAACAACACCTCATCAGCTCCAAAAG aaaatggtaaaaagaagAAATCCAATAACAGCGGAGAAAATTTGCCAAATGGATCTGCTGGAGAAG ATAGTGCAAAAAAGAGGAAACGCAAGATCAGTGAAGAAAATGTGAAAAGTGGTGATG ACAAGAATAAAACCACCAAACCAAAAGGTGCACCAAGTGACAACTCTCCAGCATCTCAAG ATAAAAAGAAGAAGTCTAAGAAAAAGAAGGGTTCGAAGGCTGATGATAAACCAAAAGAGGCGATTTTAGGTGAAGATGAAGCGACTACAGAGAAAAAGGCCAAGCAATTCTTAAATGTTTGGTACACAAATAAGAGTGAATGGAATTTTGTAAAAGCACGTCAGAACTGGTTGGTTCATCATATGTATGATCCTGAAAAG ATCCCTGACACAACATTTCAAACTTTACTCAAGTATCTTGCTGGCATGAAAGGTCGTAGCCGAGAGGAAACTAAGAAGCAAGCACAGAGCTTGTTTGATGCTGTTACCAAAGACAAAAACGCACTTCATAAAAAAATCAAGTTGTCTG ggGAACCCGGGCTTCTTCAACGAACCAGAGCTGAACAAGTCATCCAAATACTGTAG
- the LOC106870563 gene encoding eukaryotic translation initiation factor 5B isoform X3, with product MAKDKKNKTTEGCAEKVEVNLNSSGVNKKPQKKEQKGPKESKVNEAPSQGKDKNINAVPATDAEKKKKQQKKKPNGLNAEDSNKQNHVEGNVKATKQKKSEENVTGELTKKKTQKQQKEETTPTPKTGQNNALKENGKNKKHNISGGIVTDGSAGEEPVNKKKKHKHQKEETTTTAKAGQNNTSSAPKENGKKKKSNNSGENLPNGSAGEDKNKTTKPKGAPSDNSPASQDKKKKSKKKKGSKADDKPKEAILGEDEATTEKKAKQFLNVWYTNKSEWNFVKARQNWLVHHMYDPEKIPDTTFQTLLKYLAGMKGRSREETKKQAQSLFDAVTKDKNALHKKIKLSGEPGLLQRTRAEQVIQIL from the exons ATGgctaaagataaaaagaataaaactactgaagGGTGTGCCGAGAAAGTTGAAGTAAATTTGAATTCTTCAGGGGTtaacaaaaaaccccaaaagaaagaacaaaaaggtCCTAAAGAGAGTAAGGTAAACGAAGCGCCATCTCAAGGGAAAGATAAGAACATCAATGCTGTACCAGCAACAG atgcagagaagaagaagaagcagcagaagaagaaacCGAATGGACTTAATGCAGAAGACAGCAACAAACAAAATCATGTGGAAG gAAATgtgaaagcaacaaaacaaaagaaatccgAAGAGAACGTGACTGGCG agcttactaaaaagaaaacacagaagcAGCAGAAAG aagaAACAACTCCTACACCAAAGACTGGGCAAAACAATGCTTTGAAAG aaaatgggaaaaataagaaacataataTCAGTGGAGGAATTGTGACAGATGGATCTGCTGGAGAAG AGCCTGtcaacaagaagaaaaagcaCAAGCACCAAAAAG aagaaacaacaactacagcaaaagCTGGGCAAAACAACACCTCATCAGCTCCAAAAG aaaatggtaaaaagaagAAATCCAATAACAGCGGAGAAAATTTGCCAAATGGATCTGCTGGAGAAG ACAAGAATAAAACCACCAAACCAAAAGGTGCACCAAGTGACAACTCTCCAGCATCTCAAG ATAAAAAGAAGAAGTCTAAGAAAAAGAAGGGTTCGAAGGCTGATGATAAACCAAAAGAGGCGATTTTAGGTGAAGATGAAGCGACTACAGAGAAAAAGGCCAAGCAATTCTTAAATGTTTGGTACACAAATAAGAGTGAATGGAATTTTGTAAAAGCACGTCAGAACTGGTTGGTTCATCATATGTATGATCCTGAAAAG ATCCCTGACACAACATTTCAAACTTTACTCAAGTATCTTGCTGGCATGAAAGGTCGTAGCCGAGAGGAAACTAAGAAGCAAGCACAGAGCTTGTTTGATGCTGTTACCAAAGACAAAAACGCACTTCATAAAAAAATCAAGTTGTCTG ggGAACCCGGGCTTCTTCAACGAACCAGAGCTGAACAAGTCATCCAAATACTGTAG